One Nocardioidaceae bacterium SCSIO 66511 genomic window carries:
- a CDS encoding acyltransferase family protein, whose product MTVTAPTTDTTSRQASPARDPFLDNARYWVMLLVIIGHFLTPLLAQDEARAAYRWIYLFHMPVFILISGYTSRHYTGTPRQIRRMVGALVVPYLVVELGLEAYEAWLADEPLELHVLEPQWLTWFIAALFVWRLTTPIWRAIRWPIPVAIAISLIGGLAPVSDVLAIPQIIGFLPFYVVGMQLRREHFDRLRDWRVRAGGAAALAIAAYVCVLEPKDWIVSWLYWRDAYSESPLDASAIDGMLNRGGLLAIGFLLAAAVLALVPHGWAWYSRMGQRTLYCYLLHGFVVLALTYYGAFDYLLEHGGVGMGISVIAALVLANLLMTRAVADGFRPILEPRLKWLFRDDSPAETREVPR is encoded by the coding sequence ATGACTGTTACGGCACCGACGACCGACACCACCAGCCGCCAGGCGTCGCCGGCGCGTGACCCGTTCCTCGACAACGCACGGTACTGGGTCATGTTGCTCGTCATCATCGGGCACTTCCTCACCCCCTTGCTCGCCCAGGACGAGGCGCGCGCGGCGTACCGCTGGATCTACCTGTTCCACATGCCGGTGTTCATCCTGATCTCGGGCTACACCAGTCGGCACTACACAGGGACGCCGCGTCAGATCCGTCGGATGGTCGGTGCGCTCGTCGTCCCGTACCTCGTCGTCGAGCTGGGGCTCGAGGCGTACGAGGCGTGGCTGGCCGATGAGCCGCTGGAGCTGCACGTGCTCGAACCGCAATGGCTCACCTGGTTCATCGCGGCGCTGTTCGTGTGGCGGCTGACGACGCCGATCTGGCGGGCGATCCGCTGGCCGATCCCGGTCGCGATCGCGATCTCGCTCATCGGCGGGCTGGCCCCGGTCAGCGATGTGCTGGCCATCCCGCAGATCATCGGGTTCTTGCCGTTCTACGTCGTCGGCATGCAGCTGCGACGTGAGCATTTCGACAGGTTGCGCGACTGGCGTGTACGCGCCGGCGGTGCGGCAGCCCTCGCGATCGCGGCGTACGTATGCGTGCTGGAGCCAAAGGACTGGATCGTGTCGTGGCTGTACTGGCGCGACGCGTACTCCGAATCGCCGCTCGACGCCTCGGCCATCGACGGGATGCTGAACCGCGGCGGACTGCTCGCGATCGGGTTCCTTCTCGCGGCGGCGGTGCTTGCGCTCGTACCGCACGGGTGGGCGTGGTACTCGCGGATGGGCCAGCGCACCCTGTACTGCTATCTGCTGCACGGCTTCGTCGTACTCGCGCTCACCTACTACGGCGCCTTCGACTACCTGCTCGAACACGGTGGTGTCGGCATGGGCATCTCGGTCATCGCGGCGCTGGTGCTGGCGAACCTGCTGATGACGCGGGCCGTAGCCGACGGCTTCCGGCCGATCCTCGAGCCACGGCTGAAGTGGCTCTTCCGCGACGACTCCCCCGCTGAGACGCGAGAAGTACCCCGCTGA
- a CDS encoding NUDIX domain-containing protein: MTDPIEPVRRQRIAAYARIISGDQLLLTRISRIGHHDGSWTLPGGGIDHGENPRDALVREVYEETGLDAQIGALLDVHDTHFTGTAPNGRVEDYHGIHLVFAATVPDGVRAAVTEVGGTTDAVEWVRLDAVGDRPVLQVVRYALELPRG, encoded by the coding sequence GTGACAGACCCCATCGAGCCCGTGCGACGCCAGCGGATCGCGGCGTACGCCCGAATCATCAGCGGCGACCAGCTGCTGCTGACCCGCATCTCACGAATCGGTCATCACGACGGATCGTGGACGCTCCCGGGTGGTGGTATAGATCACGGGGAGAACCCGCGGGACGCGCTCGTACGCGAGGTCTACGAGGAGACCGGACTCGACGCGCAGATCGGCGCACTGCTCGACGTACACGACACCCATTTCACCGGCACGGCGCCGAACGGGAGGGTGGAGGACTACCACGGCATCCACCTCGTCTTCGCTGCGACCGTGCCGGACGGCGTTCGCGCGGCGGTCACGGAGGTCGGTGGTACGACCGACGCCGTGGAGTGGGTACGACTCGACGCCGTCGGCGACCGGCCGGTGCTCCAGGTCGTTCGCTACGCGCTGGAGCTACCGAGAGGCTAG
- a CDS encoding DNA-directed RNA polymerase subunit beta', producing the protein MQDVNFFDQLQIGLATADDIRTWSHGEVKKPETINYRTLKPERDGLFCEKIFGPTRDWECYCGKYKRVRFKGIICERCGVEVTRSKVRRERMGHIELAAPVTHIWYFKGVPSRLGYLLDLAPKDLEKVIYFAAYMITHVDEDARHRDLSSLETKIDVERKGMESKRDNDIEQRMAKLEEDLAALEAEGAKADQRRKVKDAAEREAKQIRDRAQREIDRLDEVWDRFKNLKVQDLEGDEILYREMTYRFGKYFEGYMGAAAIQKRLETFDLNAEADNLRETINTGKGQRKTRALKRLKVVSAFLANNNDPKGMVLDAVPVIPPELRPMVQLDGGRFATSDLNDLYRRVINRNNRLKRLLDLGAPEIIVNNEKRMLQEAVDSLFDNGRRGRPVTGPGNRPLKSISDMLKGKQGRFRQNLLGKRVDYSGRSVIVVGPQLKLHQCGLPKQMAIELFKPFVMKRLVDLNHAQNIKSAKRMVERGVRAEVWDVLEEVIAEHPVLLNRAPTLHRLGIQAFEPQLIEGKAIQIHPLVCSAFNADFDGDQMAVHLPLSAEAQAEARILMLSTNNILKPADGRPVTMPTQDMIIGIFFLTFARENQPGEGRAFGSIAEAIMAFDRQEISLQSPLRLRLRNGVMRETTLGRALFNDALPEDYPYVDYEVGKKQLGVIVNDLAERYSKVDVANALDNLKDTGFHWATRSGVTISMEDVISPARKPEILATYEEQDAKVQKQFSRGLITDDERRQELIEIWTQASNEVAAEMEGTFDKENPIFQMVHSGARGNMMQVRQIAAMRGLVANPKGEIIPRPIKSNYREGLSVVEYFIATHGARKGLADTALRTADSGYLTRRLVDVSQDVIIREDDCGTERGLPKVIGQRLDDGRVIATENVETSVYSRTASVDIVHPETDEVLIKAGGDIGDVQIAELVAAGVEKIKVRSVLTCDARTGTCAKCYGRSLATGKLVDLGEAVGIVAAQSIGEPGTQLTMRTFHTGGVAGDDITHGLPRVVELFEARQPKGRAPITESAGRVEIDETEKGRKILVTPDDGTDVQEYPVTKRARLLVGDGDHVDVGQQLTHGTPDPQDVLRILGVRRAQEHLVDEVQEVYRSQGVSIHDKHIEIIVRQMLRRVTVIEQGDSTLLPGDLHDRVRFEEENRRVVSESGSPASGRPVLMGITKASLATDSWLSAASFQETTRVLTDAAIHGKSDSLRGLKENVIIGKLIPAGTGLERYRNIRVEPTEEARAAAYSVSGYESYDYDFGQSSGQSVALDDFDFGSYQN; encoded by the coding sequence GTGCAGGACGTGAACTTCTTCGACCAACTGCAGATCGGCCTTGCGACTGCAGATGACATTCGTACCTGGTCCCACGGCGAAGTGAAGAAGCCGGAGACCATCAACTACCGCACGCTCAAGCCCGAGCGCGACGGCCTCTTCTGCGAGAAGATCTTCGGCCCGACGCGTGACTGGGAGTGCTACTGCGGTAAGTACAAGCGGGTCCGCTTCAAGGGCATCATCTGCGAGCGCTGTGGCGTCGAGGTCACCCGCTCGAAGGTACGCCGCGAGCGGATGGGCCACATCGAGCTCGCCGCGCCCGTCACCCACATCTGGTACTTCAAGGGCGTCCCGTCACGCCTCGGATACCTGCTCGACCTCGCGCCGAAGGACCTCGAAAAGGTCATCTACTTCGCCGCGTACATGATCACCCACGTCGACGAGGACGCACGTCACCGCGACCTCTCGTCGCTCGAGACCAAGATCGACGTCGAGCGCAAGGGCATGGAGTCCAAGCGCGACAACGACATCGAGCAGCGCATGGCCAAGCTCGAGGAAGACCTCGCCGCGCTCGAGGCCGAGGGTGCGAAGGCCGACCAGCGCCGCAAGGTCAAGGATGCCGCCGAGCGTGAGGCCAAGCAGATCCGTGACCGCGCCCAGCGCGAGATCGACCGCCTCGACGAGGTCTGGGATCGCTTCAAGAACCTCAAGGTCCAGGACCTCGAGGGCGACGAGATCCTCTACCGCGAGATGACGTACCGCTTCGGCAAGTACTTCGAGGGCTACATGGGCGCCGCGGCGATCCAGAAGCGCCTCGAGACGTTCGACCTGAACGCCGAGGCCGACAACCTGCGCGAGACCATCAACACCGGCAAGGGTCAGCGCAAGACGCGTGCCCTCAAGCGCCTCAAGGTCGTCTCGGCGTTCCTCGCCAACAACAACGACCCGAAGGGCATGGTGCTCGACGCCGTCCCGGTGATCCCGCCGGAGCTGCGTCCGATGGTCCAGCTCGACGGTGGCCGGTTCGCCACCTCAGACCTCAACGACCTGTACCGGCGAGTCATCAACCGCAACAACCGCCTGAAGCGGCTGCTCGATCTCGGCGCACCCGAGATCATCGTCAACAACGAGAAGCGGATGCTGCAGGAGGCCGTCGACTCGCTGTTCGACAACGGCCGCCGTGGTCGTCCGGTCACCGGACCCGGCAACCGTCCGCTGAAGTCGATCTCCGACATGCTCAAGGGCAAGCAGGGTCGATTCCGGCAGAACCTCCTCGGTAAGCGTGTCGACTACTCCGGCCGTTCGGTCATCGTCGTCGGCCCGCAGCTGAAGCTGCACCAGTGCGGTCTGCCCAAGCAGATGGCGATCGAGCTGTTCAAGCCGTTCGTGATGAAGCGCCTGGTCGACCTGAACCACGCTCAGAACATCAAGAGCGCCAAGCGGATGGTCGAGCGCGGCGTACGCGCCGAGGTCTGGGATGTCCTCGAAGAGGTCATCGCCGAGCACCCGGTGCTGCTCAACCGCGCACCGACGCTGCACCGCCTCGGCATCCAGGCGTTCGAGCCGCAGCTGATCGAGGGTAAGGCCATCCAGATCCACCCGCTCGTCTGCTCGGCCTTCAACGCCGACTTCGACGGTGACCAGATGGCCGTGCACCTGCCGCTGTCGGCAGAGGCACAGGCCGAGGCGCGGATCCTGATGCTGTCGACGAACAACATCCTGAAGCCGGCCGACGGCCGTCCCGTCACGATGCCGACGCAGGACATGATCATCGGCATCTTCTTCCTCACCTTCGCGAGGGAGAACCAGCCCGGCGAGGGCCGTGCCTTCGGGTCGATCGCCGAGGCGATCATGGCCTTCGACCGTCAGGAGATCAGTCTCCAGTCGCCACTGCGGCTGCGGCTGCGCAACGGCGTGATGCGCGAGACGACACTTGGTCGCGCGCTGTTCAACGACGCACTGCCGGAGGACTACCCGTACGTCGACTACGAGGTCGGTAAGAAGCAGCTCGGCGTGATCGTCAACGACCTCGCGGAGCGCTACTCCAAGGTCGACGTCGCGAACGCGCTCGACAACCTCAAGGACACCGGTTTCCACTGGGCGACGCGTTCCGGCGTGACGATCTCGATGGAAGACGTCATCTCACCGGCCCGCAAGCCGGAGATCCTCGCCACGTACGAGGAGCAGGACGCCAAGGTCCAGAAGCAGTTCTCCCGTGGTCTGATCACCGACGACGAGCGCCGCCAGGAGCTCATCGAGATCTGGACCCAGGCGAGCAACGAGGTCGCCGCGGAGATGGAGGGCACCTTCGACAAGGAGAACCCCATCTTCCAGATGGTGCACTCCGGTGCCCGCGGCAACATGATGCAGGTCCGTCAGATCGCCGCCATGCGCGGCCTGGTCGCCAACCCCAAGGGCGAGATCATCCCGCGGCCGATCAAGTCGAACTACCGCGAGGGCCTGTCGGTCGTCGAGTACTTCATCGCCACCCACGGTGCCCGTAAGGGCCTCGCCGACACGGCGTTGCGTACTGCCGACTCCGGCTACCTCACGCGTCGTCTCGTCGACGTCAGCCAGGACGTCATCATCCGCGAGGACGACTGCGGCACCGAGCGTGGTCTGCCGAAGGTCATCGGCCAGCGCCTCGACGACGGCCGGGTCATCGCAACGGAGAACGTCGAGACCTCGGTGTACTCGCGTACCGCCTCCGTCGACATCGTCCACCCCGAGACCGACGAGGTGCTGATCAAGGCCGGTGGCGACATCGGCGACGTGCAGATCGCCGAGCTGGTCGCGGCCGGCGTCGAGAAGATCAAGGTCCGCTCCGTGCTGACCTGCGATGCGCGTACGGGCACGTGCGCGAAGTGCTACGGCCGCTCGCTGGCGACGGGCAAGCTCGTCGACCTCGGTGAGGCCGTCGGCATCGTCGCCGCGCAGTCCATCGGTGAGCCCGGTACGCAGCTGACCATGCGTACCTTCCACACCGGTGGTGTCGCAGGTGACGACATCACGCACGGTCTTCCGCGCGTCGTCGAGCTGTTCGAGGCCCGCCAGCCCAAGGGCCGTGCGCCGATCACCGAGTCGGCCGGGCGGGTCGAGATCGACGAGACCGAGAAGGGTCGCAAGATCCTGGTCACGCCCGACGACGGCACCGATGTGCAGGAGTACCCGGTCACCAAGCGTGCCCGGTTGCTCGTCGGCGACGGTGACCACGTCGACGTTGGCCAGCAGCTCACGCACGGCACGCCCGATCCGCAGGACGTCCTGCGCATCCTGGGCGTACGCCGGGCCCAGGAGCACCTGGTCGACGAGGTCCAGGAGGTCTACCGGAGCCAGGGCGTTTCGATCCACGACAAGCACATCGAGATCATCGTGCGCCAGATGCTGCGCCGGGTCACGGTCATCGAGCAGGGCGACTCCACGCTGCTGCCCGGCGACCTGCACGATCGGGTGCGCTTCGAGGAGGAGAACCGTCGGGTCGTCTCCGAGAGCGGCTCGCCTGCCTCGGGCCGCCCGGTGCTGATGGGCATCACGAAGGCGTCGCTCGCGACCGATTCGTGGCTGTCGGCGGCGTCCTTCCAGGAGACCACCCGAGTGCTCACCGATGCCGCGATCCACGGCAAGTCGGACTCCCTGCGCGGTCTGAAGGAGAACGTCATCATCGGCAAGCTGATCCCCGCCGGCACCGGCCTCGAGCGTTACCGCAACATTCGGGTCGAGCCGACCGAGGAGGCGCGCGCAGCGGCGTACTCCGTCAGCGGGTACGAGTCGTACGACTACGACTTCGGCCAGAGCAGCGGCCAGTCCGTCGCACTGGACGACTTCGACTTCGGGTCGTACCAGAACTAA
- a CDS encoding calcineurin-like phosphoesterase family protein, whose product MSAPHRSRTTLALIASGAIAVAGLSTTSPSVSPPAHAAAPADWDATAYRGQVEVVRESGSESRSAETLKGRVFVDRDRDSSSDGGERGLPEVTVSNGRDVTTTDRFGRYELPAYENMTVFITQPAGYQVPVDESNVAQFHYTHLPAGSPKLKYGGIEPTGPLPDAVNFPLAKSKATADREQGCVIAGDLQPYDKTEIGYARDGAITDLSERTDYASCGALFIGDVVGDDLSLYPDVRGLADQLNGPVRFLPGNHDLDYDSPTAEHSFDTFREQLAPTYFSYDVGEAHVVALNTVRYPCTPDVDNSDGKRPECDDPKNDPSYNGRLGADQLDWLERDLRNVPDDKLVVIASHIPLLTFADEGSPIHQVDQVREVYRLLDGRDAVAVAGHTHSIENMKTGDLVKGWKDIFGIEGLPFPHLVAGAISGDWFSGELTPEGYPVAVGRDGGRPGILTLDVDGNSFQERYTVTGKPDDYQVQLSVNSPSYRQWYVARQKWNDDKQGKAPELGDLRRITRADLQGGSWLTANFWMGSSDSTVEVTIDGEPAGEAVRTQPMQGEDQRIGPQWSDPHAVAQQLVNGGSVADRSMHLWRHELPTTLDAGTHKAVVTATDAYGREFDRTMVFKVVEER is encoded by the coding sequence ATGTCCGCTCCGCACCGAAGTCGAACCACCCTCGCCCTGATCGCATCCGGCGCCATCGCCGTCGCCGGACTGTCGACCACCAGCCCATCCGTCTCTCCACCCGCCCACGCCGCTGCGCCGGCCGACTGGGACGCCACTGCGTACCGTGGCCAGGTCGAGGTCGTACGCGAGAGCGGCTCTGAGTCGCGCTCCGCCGAGACCCTGAAGGGCCGGGTCTTCGTCGACCGCGACCGTGACAGCAGTAGCGACGGCGGCGAACGAGGCCTTCCCGAGGTCACCGTTTCCAACGGACGCGACGTCACGACGACCGACCGGTTCGGTCGGTACGAACTGCCCGCGTACGAGAACATGACCGTGTTCATCACCCAGCCCGCGGGTTACCAAGTGCCGGTCGACGAATCGAATGTCGCGCAGTTCCACTACACCCATCTGCCGGCCGGCTCCCCGAAGCTGAAGTACGGCGGGATCGAGCCGACCGGGCCCTTGCCCGACGCCGTCAACTTTCCGCTGGCCAAGAGCAAGGCGACCGCCGATCGCGAGCAGGGCTGCGTGATCGCCGGCGATCTGCAGCCGTACGACAAGACCGAGATCGGGTACGCGCGAGACGGCGCCATCACCGACCTGTCCGAGCGCACCGACTACGCCAGCTGCGGTGCGTTGTTCATCGGCGACGTCGTCGGCGACGATCTGTCGCTGTACCCGGACGTACGCGGCCTGGCCGACCAGCTGAACGGTCCGGTTCGGTTCCTGCCGGGCAACCACGACCTCGACTACGACTCGCCCACCGCCGAGCACTCCTTCGACACCTTCCGGGAGCAGCTCGCGCCGACGTACTTCTCCTATGACGTCGGCGAAGCGCACGTCGTCGCGCTGAACACGGTTCGCTATCCCTGCACGCCTGACGTCGACAACTCCGACGGCAAGCGTCCCGAGTGTGACGACCCGAAGAACGATCCGTCGTACAACGGACGGCTCGGCGCAGACCAGCTCGACTGGTTGGAGCGCGATCTGCGCAACGTTCCCGACGACAAGCTGGTCGTGATCGCAAGCCATATCCCGCTGCTGACGTTCGCCGACGAGGGCAGCCCGATCCACCAGGTCGATCAGGTACGCGAGGTCTACCGGCTGCTCGACGGCCGTGACGCCGTTGCCGTCGCCGGTCATACGCACTCGATCGAGAACATGAAGACCGGAGACCTGGTCAAGGGTTGGAAGGACATCTTCGGTATAGAGGGGCTGCCGTTCCCGCATCTCGTGGCGGGCGCGATCTCCGGTGACTGGTTCTCCGGCGAGCTCACTCCGGAGGGCTACCCGGTAGCCGTCGGCCGTGACGGTGGGCGGCCGGGCATCTTGACTCTGGACGTAGACGGCAACTCGTTCCAGGAGCGCTACACGGTCACCGGCAAACCCGACGACTACCAGGTGCAGCTGAGCGTCAACTCCCCGTCGTACCGGCAGTGGTACGTCGCCCGCCAGAAGTGGAACGACGATAAGCAGGGCAAAGCACCTGAGCTCGGCGACCTGCGCCGCATCACGCGCGCAGACCTGCAAGGCGGCAGCTGGCTGACGGCCAACTTCTGGATGGGATCGTCGGACTCGACGGTCGAGGTCACGATCGACGGCGAACCCGCGGGTGAGGCCGTACGTACGCAGCCGATGCAGGGCGAGGACCAGCGCATCGGTCCGCAGTGGTCGGATCCGCACGCCGTCGCCCAGCAACTCGTCAATGGCGGGAGCGTTGCCGACCGGTCCATGCATCTGTGGCGGCACGAGCTGCCGACGACGCTGGACGCCGGTACGCACAAGGCCGTGGTGACCGCGACGGACGCGTACGGTCGGGAGTTCGATCGCACGATGGTGTTCAAGGTCGTCGAAGAGCGCTGA